One part of the Lotus japonicus ecotype B-129 chromosome 2, LjGifu_v1.2 genome encodes these proteins:
- the LOC130737642 gene encoding probable uridine nucleosidase 2 has protein sequence MATDQPKKIIIDTDPGIDDAMAIFLALRSPEVEVIGLTTIYGNVYTTLATRNALHLLEFAGRTDIPVAEGSHVTLTKGTKLRIADFVHGADGLGNQDFPPPEGKPIEESAAAFLVNQAKSNPGKVTLVALGPLTNIALAIQLDPDFTKNIGQIVILGGAFAVNGNVNPSAEANIFGDPDAADVVFTSGADILVVGINVTHQVVLTGSDREKLASSNGKFAQYLHKILGVYFSYHSEAYNTNGVYLHDPAVVLAAVDPSLFTYIEGVVRVQTSGITRGLTILDNKQKRFGEITEWSNKPTVKVAVTVDAPRVVKLVMDRLMDS, from the exons ATGGCAACCGATCAACCAAAGAAGATCATAATTGATACCGACCCTGGCATCg ATGATGCTATGGCAATATTTCTCGCCCTCCGATCGCCTGAGGTAGAGGTTATTGGACTCACAACTATCTACGGCAATGTTTACACCAccctggccaccagaaatgcCTTGCATTTG TTGGAGTTTGCAGGAAGAACTGATATACCAGTTGCTGAAGGATCTCATGTCACATTAACT AAAGGAACAAAACTTCGAATTGCAGATTTTGTCCATGGTGCAGATGGACTTGGCAACCAGGATTTTCCTCCACCGGAGGGGAAGCCCATTGAAGAATCAGCCGCTGCTTTTTTGGTTAATCAAGCAAAGTCTAACCCTGGAAAAGTCACCTTGGTGGCATTGGGCCCACTTACAAATATTGCTTTG GCTATACAGCTCGACCCGGACTTTACTAAGAACATTGGACAGATTGTTATACTTGGTGGTGCTTTTGCAGTAAATGGCAATGTGAATCCATCTGCTGAAGCAAAT ATATTTGGTGATCCTGATGCTGCAGATGTTGTATTCACAAGTGGTGCAGATATACTGGTAGTGGGAATAAATGTCACTCACCAAGTTGTATTGACAG GTTCTGATCGAGAAAAGTTGGCAAGTTCAAATGGAAAATTTGCTCAATACTTACACAAAATCTTAGGCGTGTATTTCTCGTACCATTCTGAGGCATACAACACTAACG GGGTTTACCTTCATGACCCAGCAGTAGTTCTTGCAGCTGTTGATCCTTCACTTTTCACTTACATCGAGGGTGTTGTTAGAGTCCAAACCAGTGGCATTACAAGGGGACTCACAATACTCGACAACAAACAGAAAAG GTTTGGTGAAATCACTGAATGGTCCAATAAGCCAACAGTAAAGGTAGCTGTGACAGTTGATGCTCCTAGAGTTGTGAAATTGGTCATGGATCGTCTTATGGACTCTTGA